In Sphingobacterium zeae, one genomic interval encodes:
- a CDS encoding AI-2E family transporter: MLKLPMTSIYKKTAAVCIVVLLFLMMTVLFVKATTLLLLLFGGILFSILFHAISDKIRQWTGCHTKISLLLAIVWVIVFCSGISYFIGNTAVTQYKELAATLPEMIDNLQRYLANTNWGSYLIDNIDSAEDQVNTVIQHLPQVFSGTFGFFGDLYAFLFLGIFIMISPREYMIGILSLFPDQNKQTVETVLDKVGEQLKIWLKVQLLDMLFIFTLTAISLLILGIDLWLILALIAGLLTFIPNLGPTLALVPAALVGLLDGPATALYIIAIFVGVQIIESAVFAPFVQKKMLSLPPAMVLFFQLLMGTLTGPLGLLFATPILVAIVNFVNEIYVMRVLKQETAGELIEEIENLKQEN, encoded by the coding sequence ATGCTCAAATTGCCTATGACTTCTATTTACAAAAAAACTGCAGCGGTGTGTATCGTTGTGTTACTTTTTTTGATGATGACCGTTCTATTCGTCAAAGCAACCACGTTGTTACTCTTGCTATTTGGTGGAATACTATTCTCTATACTTTTTCATGCCATTTCTGACAAAATAAGGCAATGGACAGGCTGCCATACCAAGATATCCCTGTTGCTCGCTATCGTTTGGGTGATTGTCTTCTGTAGTGGCATATCCTATTTTATTGGCAATACTGCGGTAACCCAGTATAAAGAACTTGCTGCCACATTACCCGAAATGATTGACAATTTACAGCGTTACCTTGCCAATACAAACTGGGGTTCTTATCTGATCGACAACATTGACAGTGCCGAAGATCAGGTGAATACCGTCATTCAGCATTTGCCCCAGGTGTTCAGTGGCACCTTTGGTTTTTTTGGAGACCTTTACGCTTTCCTATTTTTGGGCATATTTATTATGATCTCCCCCAGAGAATATATGATCGGCATCCTCAGCCTCTTTCCAGATCAAAACAAGCAAACCGTCGAAACGGTGTTAGATAAAGTAGGTGAGCAACTGAAGATATGGCTAAAAGTACAGCTGTTGGATATGCTCTTTATTTTTACGCTTACCGCGATTTCGTTGCTTATTTTAGGTATTGACCTTTGGTTAATTTTGGCCTTGATTGCAGGACTGTTGACCTTCATTCCCAATTTAGGTCCAACTCTGGCACTCGTACCAGCTGCATTGGTCGGTCTGCTGGATGGGCCCGCAACGGCGTTGTATATTATCGCTATTTTTGTTGGCGTTCAAATTATAGAATCTGCAGTATTCGCACCTTTTGTTCAAAAGAAAATGCTGTCCTTACCGCCTGCTATGGTGCTCTTTTTTCAGTTGCTAATGGGCACACTCACAGGCCCCTTAGGCTTACTATTTGCAACACCCATCTTGGTCGCTATTGTCAATTTTGTCAATGAGATCTATGTCATGCGGGTATTAAAGCAAGAGACAGCAGGCGAGCTGATCGAAGAAATCGAAAACCTCAAACAAGAAAATTGA
- a CDS encoding DUF5675 family protein has product MELTLKRFRQGNNSTLSELYIDGTFQCYGLEDTVRDVKIKGRTAIPAGTYKLGINRNGGMNTAYKKRFPDMHEGMIEIRAIPNFSLVYIHIGNTHDDTEGCLLVGTYFHKSYDDWGVYQSAEAYKQLYRTIIEQVKIGQVILKIENKFSL; this is encoded by the coding sequence ATGGAGCTGACACTAAAACGTTTTCGGCAGGGGAATAATAGTACCCTGTCCGAACTCTACATCGACGGAACCTTCCAGTGTTATGGTCTTGAGGACACCGTGCGCGATGTAAAGATAAAAGGTCGGACAGCTATTCCCGCGGGAACCTACAAACTCGGGATCAACAGGAACGGCGGGATGAATACCGCTTACAAAAAGCGTTTTCCGGATATGCACGAAGGTATGATCGAAATTAGGGCTATCCCCAATTTCAGTCTCGTTTACATCCATATCGGCAATACGCATGACGATACGGAAGGCTGCCTGCTGGTCGGAACCTATTTTCATAAAAGTTATGACGACTGGGGAGTATATCAATCGGCCGAAGCGTATAAACAGTTGTATAGGACAATTATTGAACAGGTAAAAATTGGGCAGGTCATCTTAAAAATCGAGAATAAGTTTTCGCTATAG
- a CDS encoding LytR/AlgR family response regulator transcription factor, with protein sequence MPIIPILIVEDFRPDAEKLKALLEKTDLDLLIDVADNKKDALRKIHSGKYDVLFMDIVLNRSAEDTVLNGMDLYESIDVKRRPEVVFVTEHEAFSLRSYRLDAADFMPKPATFAMVCRALENAFRRLAVPINLTFRPQPEFAFIEMSDKMCQRVQFSDIYFVQKVKGDNELAFFERNMRLDGFGKPVPRKAKKTIKEIVDFLPATEFVQVDQSTLVNMNFIVSFLKNKIVMSEGPQRSFAVTRSYIKELRQKLHVFE encoded by the coding sequence ATGCCAATAATCCCTATTCTTATCGTTGAAGATTTTCGACCTGATGCTGAGAAACTAAAAGCTCTTTTAGAAAAAACAGATTTGGATCTGCTAATTGATGTGGCGGATAATAAAAAAGATGCGTTGCGAAAAATCCACTCAGGCAAGTATGATGTACTCTTTATGGATATTGTGCTGAATCGGAGCGCTGAGGATACTGTGCTCAATGGAATGGATCTTTATGAGTCTATTGATGTGAAGAGAAGACCCGAGGTTGTATTTGTGACGGAGCATGAAGCGTTTTCGCTGCGCTCTTATCGTTTGGATGCGGCGGACTTTATGCCCAAACCGGCTACATTTGCGATGGTCTGTAGAGCGCTAGAAAATGCTTTTCGACGTTTGGCTGTTCCGATCAATCTCACGTTTAGGCCACAACCTGAATTTGCCTTTATCGAAATGTCTGATAAAATGTGTCAAAGAGTACAGTTCAGTGATATTTATTTTGTGCAGAAAGTGAAAGGGGACAATGAACTGGCTTTTTTCGAAAGAAATATGCGATTGGATGGGTTTGGCAAACCAGTGCCGAGAAAGGCAAAAAAGACCATAAAAGAAATTGTCGATTTTCTACCGGCAACCGAATTTGTTCAGGTGGATCAATCGACCCTAGTCAATATGAACTTTATTGTTTCCTTTTTGAAGAATAAAATTGTGATGAGTGAGGGTCCTCAGCGCTCGTTTGCCGTGACCCGTAGCTATATCAAGGAACTTCGGCAGAAGCTGCACGTGTTTGAATGA
- a CDS encoding helix-turn-helix domain-containing protein, giving the protein MIKTFHFILPQVTQFTRQVKAFSPKLPDSQLQRYEDANIQLIEEYIDYHSVIFYRVQAQVQRTFHLSVQTNKSDYHLLYNRHSVSTIKIEHAANNSHLQLPAGYDTYAYIPKGKMQTLLVQGEYLIYGVLVDIGYIRSPIFKEDHFLFKFSTAHLRDKKRLYQSAAWPIKEKTSYQLSRIEEHFFNYHKDNEAMAVKLVYDLFDIAIYKNFEHYEKIDPDQFLAERAKRMIRDQVTQTFSTCSIQVIADQLQIDISKLDKLYKTVYGETPRQTWNTLIIQKAKDLLLAGHSVKEVSNYCGYGSQQNFSAFFRKQTGICPSAYK; this is encoded by the coding sequence ATGATCAAAACTTTTCATTTTATATTGCCCCAGGTGACCCAATTTACCAGGCAAGTAAAAGCCTTTTCACCTAAGTTGCCCGATTCCCAACTACAGCGCTATGAGGATGCGAACATCCAATTGATAGAAGAATACATTGATTATCATAGCGTCATATTTTATCGCGTGCAGGCTCAGGTGCAAAGAACATTTCATTTGTCCGTGCAAACCAATAAATCCGATTATCATCTGCTGTATAATAGACATTCCGTTTCGACCATTAAAATAGAACATGCAGCAAATAATAGTCACCTGCAGCTGCCTGCTGGATATGATACTTATGCCTACATCCCCAAAGGGAAGATGCAAACGCTTCTGGTGCAGGGAGAATATTTGATCTACGGTGTTCTGGTCGATATAGGATATATCCGGTCACCCATATTTAAAGAAGACCATTTTCTATTCAAATTCAGTACAGCACATCTCCGCGACAAGAAACGACTATATCAAAGTGCAGCATGGCCAATCAAAGAAAAGACAAGCTATCAGCTATCTAGAATTGAAGAGCATTTTTTCAATTATCATAAAGACAATGAAGCTATGGCTGTAAAACTTGTCTATGACCTATTTGATATCGCCATTTACAAAAATTTTGAACACTATGAAAAGATAGATCCCGATCAGTTCCTGGCCGAAAGGGCCAAGAGAATGATTAGGGATCAGGTAACGCAGACTTTTAGCACTTGTTCCATACAGGTTATTGCCGACCAGCTACAGATTGACATTAGTAAATTGGATAAGTTGTACAAAACCGTCTATGGTGAGACTCCCAGACAGACCTGGAACACGCTTATAATTCAAAAAGCAAAAGATCTACTTCTTGCAGGGCATTCGGTCAAGGAAGTTTCAAACTATTGCGGCTATGGGTCCCAGCAGAATTTTTCAGCTTTTTTTCGGAAACAGACGGGCATCTGCCCGAGCGCTTATAAATAA
- a CDS encoding RagB/SusD family nutrient uptake outer membrane protein has product MKKYIYKLLIVSLFCMASCTKFLEDKTNKTSTVPSTLEDMQALLDAGNQLNLGSYPFLLEACTDDFFVSDAGYNRLYNFEQQVYTFQNPALYGTIENMVVWRNAYKAIAVTNTVLDGLPDIKILKGLDPSNIKGQALFHRALMHFTLLQLYAAPFDQKGDNNGAGIPLKLTADINDKTKRSTVGECYGSVIEDLEQASDLLPHELGILTRPNRISAFAALSRVYLAMEDYVQAKNYADKVLGSYKTLMDLNTMNVDAAYPYPAMNAETLFFAYSNGSTMFIGSRGSYLTMDLLQLYEAHDLRLRANYKKGTDGFSTFKGQYMGTGAGLFFVGMTTSEVLLNAAECNARLGNVTSALEQLNYLLQNRIEKQFFVPVTETNSEALLKIIIRERRKELVRRGLRWSDLRRLNKDERFKKEIVREVTVDGKTEQFKLLPNSSGYIFNIPAEVKNMTNME; this is encoded by the coding sequence ATGAAAAAATATATTTACAAACTACTCATAGTAAGCCTATTTTGTATGGCTTCCTGTACTAAATTTCTAGAGGATAAAACAAATAAAACAAGCACAGTGCCATCCACATTGGAGGATATGCAGGCACTTCTTGATGCAGGTAATCAGCTCAATTTGGGGAGTTACCCTTTTTTGCTCGAAGCTTGTACAGATGATTTTTTCGTTTCGGATGCGGGTTACAATAGGCTTTACAATTTTGAACAACAGGTGTATACATTTCAAAATCCGGCGCTCTATGGAACAATTGAAAACATGGTTGTGTGGCGCAACGCGTATAAGGCTATTGCTGTAACAAATACGGTGCTGGATGGACTTCCTGATATTAAAATTTTGAAAGGACTTGATCCTTCTAACATCAAAGGACAGGCGCTTTTTCATCGGGCATTGATGCATTTTACTCTTTTGCAGCTATATGCTGCGCCTTTTGATCAGAAAGGTGATAATAATGGGGCTGGCATACCGCTCAAGTTGACTGCTGATATCAATGACAAAACCAAGCGGTCAACAGTTGGGGAATGTTATGGTTCGGTTATTGAAGATTTGGAACAAGCGAGTGACTTGCTGCCACATGAACTGGGTATACTGACAAGACCCAACCGGATTTCAGCCTTTGCTGCACTTTCACGCGTGTATTTGGCGATGGAAGATTATGTGCAAGCAAAAAATTATGCGGATAAGGTATTGGGCAGTTATAAGACTTTGATGGATCTCAATACAATGAATGTCGATGCAGCTTATCCTTATCCAGCGATGAATGCTGAAACGTTATTTTTTGCATACTCAAACGGCTCGACCATGTTTATTGGGAGTCGAGGGTCGTACTTGACAATGGATTTACTTCAACTATATGAAGCGCATGACTTGCGACTTCGGGCAAACTATAAAAAAGGAACAGATGGCTTCTCTACATTTAAAGGGCAGTATATGGGAACGGGGGCAGGGCTCTTTTTTGTAGGTATGACGACTTCTGAAGTATTATTAAATGCCGCTGAATGTAACGCACGATTGGGAAATGTTACCAGCGCATTGGAACAGTTAAATTATCTGTTGCAAAATCGGATTGAGAAGCAATTCTTTGTGCCTGTAACAGAAACTAACTCAGAAGCTTTGTTGAAAATAATAATTAGGGAGCGGCGTAAAGAGTTGGTTCGTAGAGGGCTAAGGTGGTCGGATTTGAGACGGTTGAATAAAGACGAACGTTTTAAAAAGGAAATTGTCCGTGAGGTAACCGTTGACGGTAAAACTGAACAATTCAAACTCTTGCCCAATAGCAGCGGTTACATTTTTAATATTCCAGCTGAGGTTAAAAATATGACCAATATGGAATAA
- a CDS encoding SusC/RagA family TonB-linked outer membrane protein, with protein sequence MTRIISSILATLCCFTVFAQGRYSGKVIDQHMHPIADANIKLVGSASIYRTDSLGKFEISSIVTPLTVSVSAIGFETQKVSWSSYSANLIISMQTKENKLNEVQVNTGYQIMPKERATGSFGVVSNKDFNKIPSRGILDRIEGKVSGLQFDRRSGKSVLNIRGINTFSEIAAQPLIVVDNFPYDGTLDDLNPNDVESVSVLKDAAASSIWGSRAGNGVIVVTTKKGKVGGKPTINFTATTMVSSKPDLFYNKVINSKDFIEVERFLFDNKYYEDAYNSAYNQTTIFSPVVDMLYANKAGILSDNDLNTNLKELEGHDYRNDLMKYVYQAAVNQQYFLDISTSNATNRNRYSVGYDRGIGDTKGANNDRLTLRAINSWQLGQKLSIENTLSLINGRDRIFSSTPRYPMVPGGGKNTLYPYASLADAEGNFLSIPRFYNSSFLERANADGLLDWNYRPLADRDNSTYKSWNRHLYLNFNLHYDILPFLKADLIYGYENSNTKSESLSGEDSFEVRDLINKYTRIVDGAKLYDFPFGAILRNAHNEMQSHRGRVQVSFNKSFGGDHVLNALIGTELYTRNADQRSSGSYGYNAEVLSRKSMDYNAIYQLYGGLGYGFMTPLDSYAGTLSRTVSMYFNGLYEYKGKYGLSFSARKDAANSFGTNVNSQWNPLWSAGLSWQIAKEKFMKETDWIDYLKLRSTFGYGGVQPYGALNKTVIGYVGNSNYSNLPYALIGSPPNPGLKWETVRTLNFGMDFSIYGGKLMANIDYYRKKSFDLLSDDPFDPTSGYSLLTKNVGKIATHGIDLTLASSVRFGKGYWQSSINFSYSKNKVTDYRGTIGATNLYLDGGRTLMPLLGKSLYPVFSYKSAGLDPVNGDPRGYKNSEISKDYQALTTDSLQYLNYHGTALPPIYGAWNNTIGYGKFYLDFSLLFKFGHYFKKKSIVYGSLFDSWDGHADFAKRWQQPGDELATAVPSMQYPNDSYRDLFYQHSSNNIVKGDLIRLQNIRLGYNFGLNDKKIKGQLYIGANNVGLIWRKNKENLDPDYLDLPAPRIISVGGNINF encoded by the coding sequence ATGACACGAATAATTAGCTCCATCTTGGCAACTCTTTGTTGCTTTACTGTATTTGCTCAGGGTAGGTACAGTGGGAAGGTTATCGACCAGCATATGCATCCAATTGCTGACGCGAATATTAAATTGGTGGGATCTGCATCAATTTATCGAACTGATTCATTGGGTAAGTTTGAAATAAGCAGTATAGTTACTCCACTTACAGTCTCCGTGTCAGCAATCGGCTTTGAAACCCAAAAGGTCAGCTGGAGTAGTTATAGTGCAAACTTGATAATTTCGATGCAGACCAAAGAAAATAAACTGAATGAAGTGCAGGTCAACACGGGATATCAGATTATGCCGAAAGAACGGGCCACAGGTAGCTTCGGGGTGGTATCGAATAAAGACTTTAATAAAATCCCGAGCAGAGGGATCTTGGACCGTATAGAAGGTAAAGTTTCCGGATTGCAGTTTGATAGAAGGAGCGGAAAATCGGTGCTTAATATACGGGGGATAAACACCTTTTCTGAAATAGCGGCCCAGCCCCTCATCGTAGTCGATAATTTCCCTTACGATGGTACATTGGATGATCTTAATCCTAATGATGTGGAATCTGTCTCCGTATTGAAGGATGCGGCAGCATCCAGTATATGGGGATCTCGAGCAGGAAATGGCGTGATCGTCGTGACAACCAAAAAGGGAAAGGTGGGCGGTAAGCCTACTATCAATTTCACAGCGACAACAATGGTCAGCAGCAAGCCTGACCTATTCTATAACAAAGTGATCAATAGTAAGGATTTTATCGAAGTCGAGCGTTTTCTGTTTGATAATAAGTATTACGAAGATGCATATAATAGCGCCTATAACCAGACGACGATATTTTCGCCTGTCGTGGATATGTTGTATGCCAATAAAGCGGGGATCTTGTCTGATAATGATCTGAATACTAATTTGAAAGAATTGGAAGGGCATGATTACCGAAATGACCTGATGAAATATGTTTATCAAGCTGCGGTCAATCAGCAGTACTTTTTGGATATATCCACAAGTAATGCAACCAATAGAAACCGCTATTCGGTTGGTTATGATCGGGGTATAGGGGATACGAAAGGGGCAAATAATGACCGGTTAACCTTGCGGGCCATAAACAGCTGGCAATTGGGGCAAAAGTTATCCATAGAGAACACGCTTTCTCTGATCAATGGTCGAGACCGAATTTTCTCTTCAACGCCACGTTATCCTATGGTGCCCGGTGGTGGAAAGAATACGTTATACCCTTATGCTTCATTGGCTGATGCGGAAGGAAACTTCCTGTCGATCCCAAGATTTTATAATTCATCTTTTCTTGAAAGGGCAAATGCCGACGGTCTATTGGACTGGAACTACCGACCTTTAGCTGATCGGGATAACTCGACTTACAAGTCCTGGAATCGGCACCTTTATTTAAATTTTAACTTGCATTATGACATCCTACCGTTCTTAAAGGCTGATTTGATTTATGGTTATGAGAATAGTAATACCAAATCAGAATCGCTTTCCGGAGAGGATTCTTTTGAGGTGCGGGATTTGATCAATAAGTATACGCGAATTGTCGATGGGGCAAAGCTGTACGATTTTCCATTTGGAGCTATATTGCGCAATGCTCACAATGAGATGCAATCGCATCGTGGAAGGGTACAAGTGAGTTTCAACAAGTCTTTTGGGGGCGACCATGTCTTGAATGCACTGATCGGTACAGAGCTGTATACCAGAAATGCCGACCAGCGCTCTTCGGGATCTTATGGTTACAATGCCGAAGTTCTCAGCCGCAAAAGCATGGATTATAATGCTATCTATCAGCTCTACGGTGGGCTCGGCTACGGGTTTATGACGCCCTTGGATTCGTATGCAGGAACATTGTCGAGAACCGTTTCCATGTATTTTAATGGCTTATACGAATACAAGGGGAAATACGGGCTTTCTTTTTCTGCGCGAAAGGATGCCGCGAATTCCTTCGGGACGAATGTCAACAGCCAGTGGAATCCACTATGGTCGGCAGGCCTTTCTTGGCAGATAGCAAAGGAAAAATTTATGAAAGAGACCGATTGGATAGATTATCTTAAACTGCGGTCAACCTTCGGTTACGGTGGTGTACAACCTTATGGGGCACTCAATAAAACTGTGATCGGCTACGTCGGTAATTCAAATTACAGCAATTTGCCTTATGCTCTGATTGGAAGCCCGCCAAACCCGGGACTCAAATGGGAAACGGTACGTACCTTAAATTTCGGAATGGACTTTTCAATCTATGGTGGAAAATTAATGGCCAATATAGATTATTACCGGAAGAAGTCTTTTGACCTGCTTTCTGATGATCCCTTTGATCCGACTTCGGGTTATTCGCTGTTGACAAAAAATGTAGGTAAAATAGCAACCCATGGGATCGATTTAACGCTCGCATCAAGCGTTAGGTTTGGAAAAGGTTATTGGCAATCTTCCATTAATTTTTCCTATAGCAAAAATAAAGTGACTGATTATAGAGGGACAATCGGAGCGACAAACCTGTATCTGGATGGTGGGAGGACGCTTATGCCGTTATTGGGTAAATCTCTGTACCCAGTTTTCTCTTATAAATCCGCTGGGCTGGATCCCGTCAATGGCGATCCGAGGGGATATAAAAATAGCGAAATATCGAAAGATTATCAGGCGCTGACGACAGATTCACTGCAATACCTAAATTATCATGGCACTGCCTTACCTCCAATATACGGAGCATGGAATAATACCATAGGTTATGGCAAGTTTTACCTAGATTTTAGTCTACTCTTTAAATTTGGCCACTATTTTAAGAAGAAATCCATTGTCTATGGTAGTCTATTTGACTCCTGGGATGGGCATGCTGATTTTGCTAAAAGATGGCAGCAACCGGGGGACGAATTGGCGACAGCAGTTCCATCGATGCAATACCCCAACGATAGTTATCGCGATCTTTTTTATCAGCATTCTTCCAATAATATCGTCAAAGGTGATCTCATTAGGTTGCAAAATATTAGACTCGGCTACAACTTTGGCCTAAACGACAAAAAGATCAAAGGCCAACTTTACATTGGAGCAAATAACGTGGGATTGATCTGGCGAAAAAATAAGGAAAATCTCGATCCTGATTATTTGGATTTGCCTGCTCCGCGCATAATTTCAGTTGGTGGGAATATTAATTTTTAA
- a CDS encoding TlpA family protein disulfide reductase, producing the protein MMKTILYNLHKAFKSKRARATLLCLVSMFSLSAQTPRKDSGANGSNTVEPVLVGNKLPQDFWSRKVKIYNQGDTAFVELSKYKGKSFILDFWSTTCRACIAAFPDLVELKKQFGKELNILLVNSYGEKDTYQRIHNMPNDILRTNDLTSIYADDYLIKLFPHDVYPFYVWVDANERIAAITLKRLIGRVSVNSFLKNYYRYDTNN; encoded by the coding sequence ATGATGAAAACAATACTATATAATTTACACAAGGCTTTTAAAAGCAAACGAGCACGAGCGACGCTGCTGTGTTTGGTTTCTATGTTTAGTTTATCTGCTCAGACGCCCCGCAAGGACAGCGGGGCCAATGGGTCTAATACCGTGGAGCCGGTACTCGTCGGAAATAAATTACCTCAAGATTTCTGGTCCCGAAAAGTGAAAATCTATAATCAAGGGGACACAGCATTCGTAGAACTATCTAAGTACAAAGGCAAATCTTTTATTCTTGACTTTTGGTCTACTACCTGCCGCGCCTGTATCGCTGCTTTTCCAGACTTAGTCGAGCTAAAAAAGCAGTTCGGGAAGGAATTAAATATTTTGTTAGTAAACTCCTACGGTGAAAAAGATACTTATCAACGGATACACAATATGCCTAATGATATCCTTCGAACAAATGACCTTACCTCAATATATGCTGATGATTATTTGATTAAGCTGTTTCCGCACGATGTATACCCATTTTATGTTTGGGTAGATGCCAATGAAAGAATAGCGGCAATAACACTAAAAAGATTGATTGGTCGGGTATCTGTTAACTCCTTTCTAAAGAATTATTATCGCTATGACACGAATAATTAG
- a CDS encoding Fic/DOC family N-terminal domain-containing protein: MYVAKEATQSSKIEGTQTNIEDAFLDKEDLVVERRDDWVEVHYYIDAMNQAMVEVFSGRHHRNCKEWNCNI, encoded by the coding sequence ATGTATGTTGCTAAGGAAGCAACACAAAGTAGTAAGATTGAAGGTACACAAACTAATATAGAAGATGCTTTTTTAGATAAAGAAGATTTAGTAGTTGAACGTAGAGACGATTGGGTAGAAGTTCATTATTATATTGATGCAATGAACCAAGCAATGGTTGAAGTTTTTTCTGGTAGGCATCATAGAAACTGCAAAGAATGGAATTGCAACATTTGA
- a CDS encoding helix-turn-helix domain-containing protein, whose amino-acid sequence MKNIGKTIRLLRIQKGWEQVKFAKKLNLSNPAVSKIETGFTTITLSRLHQIASVFNLTTAQLLAQHITGNANERDECAEILNKIRQREEEIKQIQTKIIQLYEELYKKDTV is encoded by the coding sequence ATGAAAAACATAGGGAAGACAATTAGATTACTTCGGATACAGAAAGGCTGGGAACAAGTAAAATTTGCCAAAAAATTGAACTTATCTAATCCCGCTGTTTCAAAGATCGAAACAGGCTTTACCACGATTACGCTCTCTCGTTTACACCAGATTGCAAGCGTATTTAATTTGACAACTGCACAGTTATTAGCTCAACATATCACAGGTAACGCAAACGAAAGAGATGAGTGTGCTGAAATTTTAAACAAAATACGACAACGTGAGGAAGAAATCAAGCAAATTCAAACGAAGATTATACAACTCTATGAGGAACTATACAAAAAAGATACTGTTTAA